Below is a window of Thermodesulfomicrobium sp. WS DNA.
GGCACCATCGCCGTCTCCACCTGGGATGAAGGGGAACGTGTCGGCATTGCCGTTGCCGACAACGGTTGCGGCATGTCAGAAGAAACGGTCAAACACATCTTCGAGCCCTTTTTCACCACCAAAAAAGAGAAAGGCACCGGCCTGGGCATGTCCATCACCTATGGCATCGTCAAACGCTTAGGCGGCGACATTCATATCCAAAGCGCCCTGGGCAAGGGCACCACCGTCACCATCTTCCTGCCCAAACATCCGCCGGAAGAACAAGGAGGCAGTCTATGATCCTTCCCTCCACCCTGCTTGTGGTCGACGACGAGGAGGAATTCGCCACCACCCTGGCCGAACGGCTGGAGATCCGGGGCATTGCCACGCGTGTCGCCCATGACGGGGAGACCGCCGTGCACATGGTGGCCGAGGCCGCACCCCAGGCCGTGCTCCTCGATGTCCTCATGCCGGGCATGAAAGGGCTCGACGTCCTCACCCGGCTGCGGGAAACCCACCCCCAGATCCCGGTCATCCTCCTCACCGGCCAAGGCACGACCCGAGACGGCATCGAGGGTATGCATCGCGGCGCTTTTGCCTATCTCACCAAACCCGTGGATTTGGAGGAGCTTTTGCGGACCCTCTCCGAAGCCATGGAGCGGGGAGGCCAATCATGACCTTCGACTCCACGCGGGCCATGGGCGCCATGACCGCCATGACCACCCACGAACTCCAGAATATCCTGGCCATCATCCGGGAGTCTGCAGGACTCTTGGGCGACATCCTCGACATCAACGCCAAGGTGGCGCTCCAGCACCGCCCCAAGATCCACGAGGCCCTGGAGCACATCGCCACCCAAGTCGACCGAGGCAAACGCCTCCTCACGGCCATGAACCGCCTCGGCCACGCCACGGACGTGGAGCAGCAGGAGTCCTGCGACCTCTCCCCCCAGGTGGCCGCCTTGATGGACCTGTGCCAGCGCCCAGCGCGCCTCAAAGAAATCCAATTGCGCTTTACCCCTGCAGGCCAACCCTTGCCGGTGCGTACCTCGGCCATGGACGTGTTCAGCCGCGGCTTCACCGTGCTGCGCGCCGCCATTGATCTCTGTCCCGCGGGCAGCGTCCTTGATGCCAGTATCGTTCCAGGCCCACCCCAGCATGCGCTGGTCATGACCCTCCCGGTTTCGCCCAAGGATTCTCCCGTGCTCGCCGCCCTTGCCGAGGCCGGGCACATCGAGATCCACGGGCGCACCATCCACCTTCTCTTTCCGGCGGCCACCCCATGAACGCCCTGCGCATCTGTCTCATCGACGACGAAGAAGGCTTCGTCACCACCTTGGCCGAGCGTCTGGAGCTGCGCGGGCACACGCCGATTGTGGCGCTCAACGGCGAAGAGGGACTCCAGCGCATTGCCGAGCACTCCCCCCACGTGGTGGTCCTCGACCTGCGCATGCCGGGTATTGGCGGCATGGAGACCTTGCGCCGCATTCGCGCCGCCTGGCCGAAACTCCCGGTGGTGATGCTCAGCGGCCACGGCGCAGAGGCGGACATCGCCGTCTGCCTGCGTTCAGGCGCCCAGGCGTATCTCAAAAAACCCACCGACATCAGCCAACTCCTGGCCACCATCCACGAAGTCCTCGAACCATCGGGAGGCCAATAGATGGCGCGTGTCCTGGTGGTGGATGACGAACGGCAGTTTGCGGAGACGCTGGCAGAGCGCCTGCGTACCCGAGGGATGGAAGTGCACACCGCCTATGACGGTGCAAGCGCCGTGGAGGCGGTGCGCCAAACCCACCCCGACGTCGTGCTGCTGGATCTCTCCATGCCGGGCATGGACGGCCTTGCCGCCCTCAAGGCCATCAAAGAGCTCGTGCCGCGTACCGAAGTGGTCCTGCTCACTGCGGAAAGCGGACTTGCCGCGGCAGTGGGCGGCATGAAACGTGGGGCGGCCGATTACATCGTCAAACCAGCACCTTTGGAGCGCATCCTCAAAGCCATCCAGGAGGCAGAAGCCCACCGCCTTGATGCCGCGCAGCGCCAGCGCATGGCGGAAACGGCCCGGCTGGCGGCCTTGGGAGAACTCGCCGTCGGCGTAGCCCACGAAATCAACAACCCGCTGCAAATCGTGCTCAACGAGGCAGGGTGGATGGCCGAGACCCTTGCGGAAACCCCAATGGAGCAAAGCGCCCGCAGGGAGCTCGAAGAGTCGCTTGCCACCATCCGCGAGCAAACCGCCCGCTGCAAGGCCGTCACCACCAAGCTCCTCTCGCTGCGGGCAGCAGTGCCGGCAGACGACACGCCGCAGCCGCTCGCCCGCCTCATCGCCCAGCTTCTCGAAGACCGCCGCAGCCGCTGGCAAGGACGGTTTTTTGTCGAACACACCTGCCCGCCGTCCCTTATGGTGTCCGCGGAAACCTGGAGGCACATCCTTGCCCCGCTGGTGGACAACGCCTTGGACGCCCTGGAAGCCCAAGGCGCCGCCACCCCGGAAGCGACGCAGGCGCAGCTTCGTCTTTGCATCCACGCCTCCCAGGCGCCCCAAGAGATCGTCGTCCAGGTGCAGGACACGGGCATCGGCATGGAACCTGGGGTCCTGGCCCGTATTTTCGAGCCATTCTTTTCCACCAAAGAGGTGGGCAAAGGCATGGGACTGGGGCTGAGCCTCTGCCATGCCCTCGTCGAGGCCTTGGGAGGACGCATCGAAATCGCCAGCACACCCCACCACGGGACAACGGTGTCCGTCACCATTCCATACACCGCAATCACCGCGCCAACCGCGGGGTTGGCCACAGCCAAGGAGGACTCTCATGAATAGCATGCGACTGCTCATCGTGGACGATGAAAAAGACCTGTGCCGGATTCTCGCCGACCGGCTCCATATCCTCTACGGGATCACGCCGGACATCGCCCATACGGGCGACCAGGCCTTGGAGATGGCACGCGCCAAGCGCTACGACGTCGTCGTCCTGGACATCGAGATGCCCGGCATCGACGGCATCGAGACCTTGAAGCGCCTCAAGGAGATCGACAAAAAGATCCAGGTGGTGTTGTTTACCGGTCATGGCAACGAAGAGCGCCAGCGCATGGCCGAAGTCCTCGGGGCCTTCAGCTACGTGGACAAGATCGACGGCCTGCCCAAGCTGGCGCCCATGATCGAGGGGGCCTTCCGCCTGCGCAAGCTGCTGGAAGACACCTACGCCGAGGCCGCCCTCAACGAGTACAACTAATCCGTCCGCGCCGGGGCGCTCGGCGCGGCGCAACCAGGGAAGGGCACAGCCCCAGGAACGCTGGCGGTGTCCTTCCCTGGTTCTTTTTCCGGCGCGCACCCCCCTTGCCAAACGCCCGCCTTTGCGCAAACCCCTCCCGCAAGCCCATCGCGGAGGGAGCTCATGGAACGCTTGAAGACCGAAATCCTTGTCATTGGCGCGGGCATTGCCGGATGCACGGCTGCCATCACCCTGGCCGACGCCGGCCGGGAAGTCACCCTGCTCTCCTCAGGGCCTTTGGACGCGGGCAACACCCCCCTCGCCCAAGGCGGCATCGTCTATACTGCCCCGGAAGACAGCCCGGACCTCCTCGTGCACGACATCACCGTGGCCGGAGCCCACTACGTGTACGACCACGCGGTCCGTTTCCTCGCAACCCAAGGGCCCAAAGCCGTGGAGGAGTTTCTCCTCGGCCGCGTGCAGGTGCCCTTCGATACCTGCCCGGACGGCTCCCTCTACCGCACCAAGGAAGGCGGCCACAGCATCGCCCGCATCCTCACCCATGCCGACGCCACAGGCCGGGCCATCCACGACGCCCTCACACGGGTGGTCACCAGCCACCCCAATATCCGCATCCTGACCGGATGCACGGCCATCGACCTCCTCACCACCCGGCACCACGCCACTTCCCTGGAGTTCCGCTACCAGCTCACCAACCAATGCGTGGGGGCCTACGTCTTCGATGCCGCCAGCGGCGAGCCCGCCACCATCCTGGCGGACGCCACCATCCTCGCCACCGGCGGGGTGGGGCAGATCTTCCTGCACACCACCAATTGCGCCTCCTCCATCGGCTCGGGCCTGGCCATGGCCAGCCGCGCCGGCGTGCGGCTCATGAACCTGGAATACATCCAGTTTCACCCCACCGCCCTCTTTTCCCGCTCGGAACGCAAGTTCCTCATCTCCGAGGCCGTGCGCGGCGAAGGGGCCCGGCTCTTCAACGCCAAGGGCGAGCGCTTCATGGCCAAGTACGACGAACGCATGGAGCTCGCCCCCCGGGACATCGTCGCCCGCGCCATCGCCGACGAGATCCTCCACTCCGGTGAAGACTGCGTCTTTCTGGACGCCGCCAACTTCGTGGACGCCAATCTCAAAAAGCGCTTTCCCACCATCTACGCCCGCTGCCAGGAGATGGGCATCGACATCACCCGCGAACGCATCCCCGTGGTGCCGGCGGCGCACTACAGCTGCGGCGGCATTCTCGTGGACGAACACGGACGCACCAGCATCGATCGCCTCTACGCCGCAGGCGAGTGCGCCTGCACCGGGGTCCACGGGGCCAACCGCCTGGCATCGACCTCGCTTTTGGAAGGTCTTCTGTGGGGGCTTTCCGCAGCAAAGCACATCATCCACAACGCCGACGCCGACCACTGCCCACTCTCCAAGCGACTCCAAGACGCCATCCCGGACTGGATCACCTCCGGCAAGAGCGAAAACGAGGACCCGGCCCTCATTCATCAGGACTGGGTGACCATCCGCAGCACCATGTGGAACTACATGGGCATCGTCCGCACCACACCTCGTCTGGAACGGGCCTTCGAAGACTTACGCAATCTCAACAAGAGGCTGCACACCTTCTACAAATCCATCCGTGTCTCCAAGGCGTCCATCGACCTCTTCCACGGCTGCCAAACTGCGTACATCATCACCACAGCGGCGCTGCGCAACAAAGAAAGCCGCGGCTGCCATTTCCGCCCCCGGTAGCGGCGGACAACGATTGCGGCACCCAACGCGCGCAACGATCCGTTAGGTGCCGCAAAACGTCCGGTACGTGCGCTGAAACTCCTCGGGCGCAGGGGCCATCAAGGCAGGGTCCGCGGGCTCCACAAAAGGGGTGCGCAGGGCCGTGAGCAGGCGCTCCAAAGGCCGCACATCGCCACGGACAGCAGCGGCAAGCGCCTCTTCCACCCGCTGGTTGCGGGGGATGACCGCGGGATTGGCCGCGCGCATCAGGGTGCGGGCCGCTGTTCGTCCTCCCTCCTGATCCGCCACCCGCGCCTGCCAGCGCGCATGCCAGGCAGGAAAATCCGGATGCGAAAACGGCGGCTCCTGCGGGAGCTCCTGCCGCATCAGGCCGCGGAAGGCATTGGTGAAGTCTGCGCCCGAAGCCTCCAGAAGCTCAAGCCAATCACGCATCAAGGCGGCGTCCTCCGCACGCCTGCCCACCAATCCCAGCTTGCGGGCCATGCCCCCGTGCCACGCGGTCTGAAACGCCGGCACGAACGCTTCCACTGCCGCCCTGGCCGCATCCACGGCCTGCTGGGGATCTTTGTCCAAAAGCGGCCGCAGGGTCTCGGCCAAGCGGGTGAGATTCCAAACAGCGATGCCCGGCTGCTGGGCATAGGCATAGCGGCCATCCAGATCGATGGAACTGAACACCGCCCCGGACCGGTAGGTGTCGAGAAAGGCGCACGGCCCGTAGTCGATGGTCTCGCCCGCCAGGCTCATATTGTCGGTATTCATGACCCCGTGGACAAAGCCCACCAGCATCCAGGCGGCAACGAGCTCTGCCTGGGCCTGCACCACGGCGTGCAGCATCGCTAGGTACGGGTTTTGGGCCGCGCGCAGATCCGGAAAGTGGCGCTGCAGGGTATAGTCGGCCAAAAGGCGTACGGACTCCACCTCCCCCCGGGCCCAAAAATACTGGAAGGTGCCCACGCGGATATGGCTGCGCGCCACCCGGGTGAGCACTGCCCCGGGCAAGAAACGCTCCCGCACCACGTCTTCCCCCGTGGCCACCACGGCCAGGGAGCGGGTGGTGGGGATGCCCAGATGATGCATGGCCTCGCTGACGACGTACTCCCGCAGCATGGGCCCCAAGGCGGCGCGGCCATCCCCGTGGCGGGAAAAGGGCGTCGGCCCGGAGCCCTTGAGGGCGATGTCCACGCGCTGGCCATCGGGGGTGATCTGCTCGCCCAAGATCACGGCCCGGCCATCGCCCAAAAACGTGAATGCACCGAACTGGTGGCCCGCGTACGCCTGGGCGATGGGCGCAGCGCCCGGAGGAAGCTCGTTTCCGGAAAAGATGCGCGCCCCCACCTCGCCATCCAGCAGGTCGGCGTCCAGCCCCAGCGCAAGGCAGAGCTCGCGGTTGAAAAGCACCAGACGCGGGGAACGCACCGGCGTGGGCCGCACCCGGCGAAAGAAGGATTCAGGCAACCGGGCG
It encodes the following:
- a CDS encoding response regulator; protein product: MILPSTLLVVDDEEEFATTLAERLEIRGIATRVAHDGETAVHMVAEAAPQAVLLDVLMPGMKGLDVLTRLRETHPQIPVILLTGQGTTRDGIEGMHRGAFAYLTKPVDLEELLRTLSEAMERGGQS
- a CDS encoding response regulator; amino-acid sequence: MNALRICLIDDEEGFVTTLAERLELRGHTPIVALNGEEGLQRIAEHSPHVVVLDLRMPGIGGMETLRRIRAAWPKLPVVMLSGHGAEADIAVCLRSGAQAYLKKPTDISQLLATIHEVLEPSGGQ
- a CDS encoding response regulator, whose protein sequence is MARVLVVDDERQFAETLAERLRTRGMEVHTAYDGASAVEAVRQTHPDVVLLDLSMPGMDGLAALKAIKELVPRTEVVLLTAESGLAAAVGGMKRGAADYIVKPAPLERILKAIQEAEAHRLDAAQRQRMAETARLAALGELAVGVAHEINNPLQIVLNEAGWMAETLAETPMEQSARRELEESLATIREQTARCKAVTTKLLSLRAAVPADDTPQPLARLIAQLLEDRRSRWQGRFFVEHTCPPSLMVSAETWRHILAPLVDNALDALEAQGAATPEATQAQLRLCIHASQAPQEIVVQVQDTGIGMEPGVLARIFEPFFSTKEVGKGMGLGLSLCHALVEALGGRIEIASTPHHGTTVSVTIPYTAITAPTAGLATAKEDSHE
- a CDS encoding response regulator, with the protein product MNSMRLLIVDDEKDLCRILADRLHILYGITPDIAHTGDQALEMARAKRYDVVVLDIEMPGIDGIETLKRLKEIDKKIQVVLFTGHGNEERQRMAEVLGAFSYVDKIDGLPKLAPMIEGAFRLRKLLEDTYAEAALNEYN
- the nadB gene encoding L-aspartate oxidase translates to MERLKTEILVIGAGIAGCTAAITLADAGREVTLLSSGPLDAGNTPLAQGGIVYTAPEDSPDLLVHDITVAGAHYVYDHAVRFLATQGPKAVEEFLLGRVQVPFDTCPDGSLYRTKEGGHSIARILTHADATGRAIHDALTRVVTSHPNIRILTGCTAIDLLTTRHHATSLEFRYQLTNQCVGAYVFDAASGEPATILADATILATGGVGQIFLHTTNCASSIGSGLAMASRAGVRLMNLEYIQFHPTALFSRSERKFLISEAVRGEGARLFNAKGERFMAKYDERMELAPRDIVARAIADEILHSGEDCVFLDAANFVDANLKKRFPTIYARCQEMGIDITRERIPVVPAAHYSCGGILVDEHGRTSIDRLYAAGECACTGVHGANRLASTSLLEGLLWGLSAAKHIIHNADADHCPLSKRLQDAIPDWITSGKSENEDPALIHQDWVTIRSTMWNYMGIVRTTPRLERAFEDLRNLNKRLHTFYKSIRVSKASIDLFHGCQTAYIITTAALRNKESRGCHFRPR
- a CDS encoding protein adenylyltransferase SelO, producing MSPTAGWRLENSYARLPESFFRRVRPTPVRSPRLVLFNRELCLALGLDADLLDGEVGARIFSGNELPPGAAPIAQAYAGHQFGAFTFLGDGRAVILGEQITPDGQRVDIALKGSGPTPFSRHGDGRAALGPMLREYVVSEAMHHLGIPTTRSLAVVATGEDVVRERFLPGAVLTRVARSHIRVGTFQYFWARGEVESVRLLADYTLQRHFPDLRAAQNPYLAMLHAVVQAQAELVAAWMLVGFVHGVMNTDNMSLAGETIDYGPCAFLDTYRSGAVFSSIDLDGRYAYAQQPGIAVWNLTRLAETLRPLLDKDPQQAVDAARAAVEAFVPAFQTAWHGGMARKLGLVGRRAEDAALMRDWLELLEASGADFTNAFRGLMRQELPQEPPFSHPDFPAWHARWQARVADQEGGRTAARTLMRAANPAVIPRNQRVEEALAAAVRGDVRPLERLLTALRTPFVEPADPALMAPAPEEFQRTYRTFCGT